A portion of the Lolium rigidum isolate FL_2022 chromosome 1, APGP_CSIRO_Lrig_0.1, whole genome shotgun sequence genome contains these proteins:
- the LOC124684063 gene encoding F-box/kelch-repeat protein SKIP25 — translation MAAPALAKRPCDHPTTSSSSCRDTKRHRPITAPAPPTMERHDDEAAPSPSPSPSQPLLPGLPDHLAQLCLTPLPPRLLHAVCRPWRRLLYAPSFPPFPALYALLEDTINGHAPSFAAYDPIAARWDALPPPPMPSPPPTLCHPSFLSRRLPLQCVAAAGRLVLVAGSTHSLRPALPRPLVFDPAGPRWHAGPRVPLAPRRWCAAGAARGRVFLAGGVGAGYDLAVARSGACWDPAAAPSSAAWEPAPPLRDGRFSRDAAEAVCSRGKVCMVSLRGRGAKEGAVLDLDERRWEDMPPGMLAGWNGPAAASPDTGDAIFLVDEELGALNAYDWEADRWRTVTEAEPLKGASEMAAGGGRVCVVADCGKKVVVVDVTTTAKATTTRRNSTSTSTAAPRMWEVEAPEGRRIVSLHVLPRMTRPDQ, via the coding sequence ATGGCCGCACCCGCGCTGGCCAAGCGCCCCTGCGACCAccctaccacctcctcctcctcctgccgcgACACCAAGCGCCACCGCCCGATCACCGCACCGGCGCCGCCCACGATGGAGAGGCACGACGACGAAGCTgctccctcgccgtcgccgtcgccgtcgcagcCGCTGCTCCCGGGCCTGCCGGACCACCTGGCCCAGCTCTGCCTCACCCCGCTCCCGCCGCGCCTACTCCACGCCGTGTGCCGCCCCTGGCGCCGCCTGCTCTACGCGCCCTCCTTCCCGCCCTTCCCCGCCCTCTACGCGCTCCTCGAGGACACCATCAACGGCCACGCCCCCTCCTTCGCGGCCTACGACCCGATCGCCGCCCGCTGGGACGCGCTCCCGCCGCCCCCCATGCCGTCCCCGCCCCCGACGCTCTGCCACCCGTCCTTCCTCTCCCGCCGCCTCCCGCTCCAGTGCGTCGCCGCGGCGGGGCGGCTCGTGCTCGTCGCCGGCTCCACGCACTCCCTCCGCCCGGCGCTCCCCCGCCCGCTCGTCTTCGACCCGGCCGGCCCGCGCTGGCACGCCGGCCCGCGGGTCCCGCTCGCCCCGCGCAGGTGGTgcgcggcgggggcggcgcgcgGGCGGGTGTTCTTGGCCGGGGGCGTCGGCGCCGGGTACGACCTCGCCGTCGCGCGCTCCGGCGCGTGCTGGGACCCCGCGGCCGCGCCGTCGTCCGCGGcgtgggagccggccccgccgctgCGGGACGGGCGGTTCAGCCGGGACGCGGCCGAGGCGGTCTGCTCCCGCGGGAAGGTCTGCATGGTCAGCCTCCGTGGCCGCGGCGCGAAGGAGGGTGCCGTCCTCGACCTCGACGAACGGCGGTGGGAGGACATGCCGCCCGGGATGCTTGCTGGGTGGAACGGCCCTGCCGCGGCGTCCCCGGACACCGGCGACGCGATCTTTCTGGTGGACGAGGAGCTCGGAGCGCTCAACGCGTACGACTGGGAGGCGGACCGGTGGCGGACGGTGACCGAGGCCGAGCCGCTCAAGGGCGCGTCGGAGATGGCGGCCGGCGGTGGCAGGGTGTGCGTCGTGGCGGACTGCGGCAAGAAGGTGGTGGTCGTGGACGTCACGACCACGGCtaaggcgacgacgacgaggagaaaCTCCACGTCAACGTCCACGGCGGCGCCGCGCATGTGGGAGGTGGAGGCGCCGGAAGGGCGGCGGATCGTGTCCCTGCACGTGCTGCCCAGGATGACACGACCCGATCAGTAG